The Aedes aegypti strain LVP_AGWG chromosome 3, AaegL5.0 Primary Assembly, whole genome shotgun sequence genome contains a region encoding:
- the LOC5570570 gene encoding uncharacterized protein LOC5570570, translating into MEINSFPSEVLCCIFDFLTWNDRKRASLVCRRWNGIINSDRYLRHSKLVLYNYTKVQFFSGVEVGLINTQRNIEFHSSPMLDTDELLSTINEAFPSGEAVVECIDLFLRSDHEQLCNLVIVNLPKLKHLKRLNILANEGFRTLNRELQIESETLEKLKLSFYQNTPCHLQTPNLRSLDLVIRYPSDSNLLHAVSQQLKELTVTFQSKDLVAQLFLCSFGNLEKLNISIENDKYLPYTVSRTLVSSWHEIKVFIDSIRGLKKLEVVDKCNMLRHNYLNVFTYAENLEYLSVNYIILDWTIVEFVSKFKDLRYLNLRGCSTAGEPILLDLPHLEELQMPYKHYATLPCTNLRNLTTLSYSSSQKNHAQFIHQIAKTFTNLRTLNLLNFDYELSSNSFEFLDHLTLLKTLTIRDMSVSNELFLKCPALSTLQKLELRTIVTEISLLDCFPDKFRHLYKLDINNCFFYIFTTDESKTSITFGRLRTLMPRCRISTIDSTVFTNEQYDQNPIYIPG; encoded by the exons ATGGAGATCAATAGTTTTCCCAGCGAG GTACTTTGCTGCATATTCGACTTTCTCACATGGAATGATCGTAAGCGTGCCTCTCTGGTATGTCGTCGCTGGAATGGAATCATTAATTCGGACCGCTATCTACGTCATTCAAAATTGGTTCTGTATAACTATACGAAGGTGCAATTCTTCTCAGGAGTTGAAGTCGGTCTAATCAACACCCAACGCAACATTGAATTCCACTCAAGCCCCATGCTCGATACCGACGAACTCCTGTCGACAATTAACGAGGCCTTTCCAAGTGGTGAAGCAGTAGTCGAGTGCATTGATTTATTCCTGAGATCAGATCACGAGCAACTTTGTAACCTAGTGATAGTGAATCTACCAAAGCTAAAACATCTGAAACGTTTAAACATCTTGGCCAACGAAGGTTTCAGAACATTGAACAGAGAGTTGCAAATCGAAAGTGAGACACTGGAGAAATTGAAACTATCGTTTTATCAAAACACACCATGCCATCTTCAAACTCCAAATCTTCGTTCACTGGACTTGGTGATCCGATATCCTAGTGACAGTAATCTGCTACACGCAGTTAGTCAGCAGCTTAAGGAGTTAACGGTTACCTTTCAATCCAAAGACTTGGTTGCACAGTTGTTCTTGTGTAGCTTCGGTAACCTGGAAAAGCTGAACATTTCTATTGAGAATGATAAATATCTACCATATACTGTTTCGCGCACATTGGTGAGCAGTTGGCATGAAATAAAAGTGTTCATTGATTCAATACGAGGACTGAAAAAGCTGGAAGTAGTCGACAAATGCAATATGTTACGGCACAACTATCTAAATGTGTTTACGTACGCGGAAAACTTAGAGTATCTCTCTGTAAATTACATTATACTAGACTGGacaattgttgaatttgtttcCAAATTCAAAGATCTTCGTTACCTAAATCTACGAGGATGTTCAACTGCAGGAGAACCTATTCTTTTGGATTTACCTCACCTCGAAGAGCTCCAGATGCCTTATAAACATTACGCCACGTTACCATGTACAAATCTCCGCAATCTGACGACCCTTTCTTACAGTAGCTCGCAAAAGAACCACGCTCAATTCATACATCAAATCGCCAAAACTTTTACGAACCTACGGACCTTAAATCTATTGAATTTCGACTACGAATTATCATCAAATTCGTTCGAATTTCTAGATCATCTAACACTCCTTAAAACATTGACTATTCGTGATATGTCTGTATCGAATGAACTATTCTTAAAATGCCCTGCACTCTCGACATTACAGAAGCTTGAACTTAGGACAATTGTGACG GAAATCTCATTGCTGGACTGTTTTCCGGATAAGTTCAGACATCTGTACAAGTTGGACATCAACAATTGCTTCTTCTACATCTTCACGACCGATGAATCGAAAACATCGATTACGTTTGGGCGACTGAGGACGCTAATGCCCCGCTGTCGGATATCAACGATTGACTCGACCGTATTCACCAATGAGCAATATGACCAGAACCCAATCTACATTCCGGGTTGA